A region from the Pelobates fuscus isolate aPelFus1 chromosome 3, aPelFus1.pri, whole genome shotgun sequence genome encodes:
- the LOC134601863 gene encoding nuclear factor 7, ovary-like, translated as MAAANFGESLKSNQNSHRCRYCTAFAKILCLDCEAYLCLGHLEPHNLAGQHILTELSTNLQTRKCATHQRLLKYNCFVDNVYVCELCVLLGIHKGHNVELISDKSKALKSSLEELVEKLIKQTAQIEQSTDKISARRDETHERATVLINQVTAMFMDLQKELENEEKKIKDEISKQVDEVDLQMSTFFLKKKGELLNLNAQVAEIESFQNSTDPITILEKGPNFINKANKVIISEMEGNVEVTGLNELLVSVNLESSLLRLVKSIPQLQKKHGFQVQNQMLTMPTNATKNNGDQLGNLLNTSVNLNKVIYSSTAISSGQHYLEVDTSDFPSWNIGVSYSRDEDCVLGDKTDSWCLRYYKMGKYAVVHNGVKTLVSTVSLIKALGIFLDYEGGNLCFLELVNPIKHLYTISVRFDYPLYIAFSMSERGILSLR; from the coding sequence ATGGCTGCTGCAAACTTTGGAGAGTCCTTGAAATCAAATCAGAATAGTCACAGATGTCGCTACTGTACAGCTTTTGCCAAAATACTGTGTTTGGATTGTGAAGCCTATCTTTGCCTTGGTCACCTAGAGCCACATAATTTGGCTGGACAGCACATACTAACGGAACTGAGCACTAACCTGCAGACAAGAAAGTGTGCTACTCACCAAAGACTCCTAAAATATAACTGCTTTGTGGATAATGTTTATGTCTGCGAGTTATGCGTTTTACTCGGCATTCACAAAGGACATAACGTGGAATTAATAAGTGACAAGTCCAAGGCTCTGAAGTCATCACTTGAAGAACTTGTGGAGAAGCTGATCAAGCAGACAGCGCAAATTGAACAAAGCACGGATAAAATCTCGGCCAGAAGGGATGAAACCCATGAAAGAGCTACTGTTCTGATAAACCAAGTAACTGCGATGTTTATGGACCTTCAAAAAGAGCTGGAAAATGAGGAGAAGAAGATCAAAGATGAGATCTCCAAACAAGTTGATGAGGTAGATCTCCAAATGTCTACATTTTTCTTAAAAAAGAAAGGAGAGTTATTAAACCTTAATGCCCAGGTGGCTGAGATTGAAAGTTTTCAAAATAGTACAGACCCAATAACCATTTTGGAGAAAGGACCTAATTTCATCAACAAGGCTAATAAAGTAATAATAAGCGAGATGGAAGGCAACGTGGAAGTTACAGGACTGAATGAGCTTCTGGTATCAGTGAATTTAGAATCTAGCCTACTACGGCTGGTAAAAAGTATCCCACAACTTCAAAAAAAACATGGATTTCAAGTGCAGAATCAAATGCTGACTATGCCAACCAATGCAACTAAAAACAATGGTGATCAACTTGGAAACCTGCTGAATACATCAGTGAATCTTAACAAAGTGATCTATAGTTCCACAGCCATTTCATCAGGGCAACATTACTTGGAAGTAGACACCAGTGACTTTCCAAGTTGGAATATTGGAGTGTCTTACTCACGAGATGAAGATTGTGTTTTAGGGGATAAAACTGATTCATGGTGCTTGCGTTACTATAAAATGGGGAAGTATGCAGTGGTTCATAATGGTGTAAAAACATTAGTGAGCACAGTTTCTCTTATTAAAGCTCTAGGGATATTTTTGGATTATGAAGGTGGAAACTTGTGCTTTTTAGAGCTGGTGAACCCCATCAAACATCTTTATACTATTTCAGTCAGATTTGATTATCCTCTTTATATTGCCTTTAGTATGAGTGAAAGAGGGATCTTAAGTCTGAGGTAA